Proteins encoded within one genomic window of Citrobacter amalonaticus Y19:
- a CDS encoding DUF3577 domain-containing protein: MNTERKYFDLHTRGIGYVNRLRQVTPKKGNPFLACTIAALRGTTDSPEYTYIDVRVYNEKAVELLESCQDALSKKQKVLISFSVGDIYPECFTYEKGEKKGQCGCGIKGRLIKITTLKIDGHEFYRENAAENQPVDA, encoded by the coding sequence ATGAATACTGAACGTAAATATTTTGACCTGCATACTCGTGGTATTGGCTATGTTAATCGTCTGCGTCAGGTTACACCCAAAAAAGGGAATCCTTTTCTGGCCTGTACTATTGCCGCATTACGGGGAACAACTGATTCTCCTGAATATACTTATATTGATGTGCGCGTTTATAACGAGAAAGCCGTTGAACTTCTGGAAAGCTGTCAGGATGCGCTGAGTAAAAAACAGAAGGTACTGATTTCTTTCAGCGTTGGCGATATTTACCCCGAATGTTTTACCTATGAGAAGGGTGAGAAAAAAGGTCAGTGCGGCTGTGGTATTAAAGGTCGCCTGATTAAAATTACCACGCTGAAGATTGACGGGCATGAATTTTACCGGGAAAACGCGGCTGAAAATCAGCCTGTGGATGCCTGA
- the ssb gene encoding single-stranded DNA-binding protein has product MAQRGLNKVCLIGYLGQDPEVRYTADKQPVAVFSVATGDSWKDKETGETKERTQWHRIVVYNKLAEIAAAHLKKGTQVYLEGRLQVRKWLDSIGAERQSTEIVVDINGMLQMLGKPEPDKAPGDHSSDNAGE; this is encoded by the coding sequence ATGGCCCAGAGAGGACTGAATAAAGTTTGCCTGATTGGATATTTAGGGCAAGACCCGGAAGTTCGTTATACTGCGGATAAACAACCTGTGGCAGTATTTTCCGTGGCGACGGGCGATTCATGGAAAGATAAAGAGACCGGGGAAACGAAAGAACGGACGCAGTGGCACCGGATTGTAGTGTATAACAAACTTGCGGAAATAGCTGCCGCACATCTTAAGAAGGGCACCCAGGTGTATCTTGAGGGACGATTACAGGTCAGGAAATGGCTGGACAGTATCGGTGCAGAACGCCAGTCCACTGAAATCGTGGTCGATATCAACGGGATGTTACAGATGCTGGGTAAACCTGAACCGGATAAAGCGCCGGGTGATCATTCATCGGATAATGCGGGCGAGTAA
- a CDS encoding DUF3085 domain-containing protein, protein MMKGARSVIFKAETLIPVIQEAMKNQCAVFLVKDHGLYMMPENGMSDPKTGRVLTLSYAEGFNPDLAEFDDWYYELRDVCGGDDFCETLPVTDNVLQEVIRHSADLEVSFTPTQFRYHTVNY, encoded by the coding sequence ATGATGAAAGGTGCCCGTAGCGTTATTTTTAAAGCTGAAACGTTAATTCCGGTTATTCAGGAAGCGATGAAAAATCAATGTGCTGTTTTTCTTGTTAAGGATCATGGTCTGTATATGATGCCGGAAAACGGTATGTCTGACCCAAAAACTGGAAGAGTATTAACGCTTTCTTATGCAGAAGGTTTCAATCCTGACCTGGCTGAGTTTGACGACTGGTACTATGAACTCAGGGATGTCTGTGGTGGTGATGATTTTTGTGAAACATTGCCGGTGACGGATAACGTTCTTCAGGAGGTTATCCGTCACAGCGCTGACCTGGAAGTTTCGTTTACACCTACTCAGTTCAGATACCATACTGTTAATTATTAA
- a CDS encoding phosphoadenosine phosphosulfate reductase family protein, translated as MFPENKISDGAVRHVISLSGGKDSLALWLLSREWDIDSVVIFADTGHEHPLTYEYISLLEQKLGPVIRVRADFSQRIINKRNYIQNIWPIKLVEKYGYTPQGAEQRVAETLEQMYPRGIPFLDLCIWKGRFPSTRARFCTFELKHRPIDEQIIQPLLGQYDDVVSWQGVRAQESASRARLPELELDADNQPGLHVYRPLLQWTHDDVFALAKRHGIPPNPLYQQGCSRVGCMPCIHARKKELGVIFRRFPEQIQRVAEWERIVAACSTRGNSTFFPSTRDPLKAEQDINKISLDSHGIETYRRWVFSLHGGKLFDEIAAINDSQPCYGIYTGICE; from the coding sequence ATGTTTCCAGAAAATAAAATTTCCGATGGTGCAGTCCGGCATGTTATTAGTTTGTCGGGTGGGAAAGACTCACTGGCACTCTGGTTATTATCCCGCGAGTGGGATATTGATTCAGTCGTGATATTTGCTGACACCGGGCACGAACATCCCCTGACGTATGAATATATTTCCCTGCTGGAGCAGAAATTGGGACCGGTTATTCGTGTTCGTGCAGATTTCAGTCAGCGAATTATAAATAAGCGAAATTATATCCAGAATATCTGGCCCATTAAGCTTGTTGAAAAATATGGTTATACGCCGCAGGGTGCAGAACAACGTGTCGCTGAAACGCTGGAACAGATGTACCCCCGTGGCATTCCCTTCCTGGATTTATGTATCTGGAAAGGCCGTTTTCCCAGCACCCGCGCCCGGTTCTGCACGTTTGAGCTAAAGCACCGTCCGATTGATGAACAGATAATTCAGCCGCTGCTGGGACAGTATGATGATGTGGTGAGCTGGCAAGGAGTGCGAGCTCAGGAATCAGCGTCACGTGCCCGTTTGCCGGAACTGGAGTTGGATGCGGATAATCAGCCTGGCCTGCATGTTTACCGGCCTTTATTGCAGTGGACGCATGATGATGTTTTTGCGCTGGCGAAACGTCACGGTATTCCGCCCAATCCGCTGTATCAGCAGGGATGTTCACGCGTCGGCTGTATGCCCTGTATTCATGCGCGGAAAAAAGAGCTGGGCGTGATATTCCGGCGCTTCCCGGAGCAGATACAGCGCGTTGCAGAATGGGAGCGGATTGTTGCTGCGTGCTCCACGCGCGGGAATTCCACCTTTTTTCCTTCAACCCGCGACCCGTTAAAAGCCGAACAAGATATCAACAAAATCAGTCTGGACAGTCACGGTATTGAAACCTATCGGCGATGGGTGTTTTCCCTTCACGGTGGAAAGTTATTCGATGAAATTGCGGCCATTAATGACAGCCAGCCCTGCTACGGTATTTATACCGGTATCTGTGAATAG